The DNA sequence AGTAAGGGAAGCCAAGGCCCAGGAAGGTCAAGTTTGCCCGATGCTGCCTGACAAGCGAGCCGGAGGGtgagctccccaccccacccgcgTCAGAGTTCCCTGCCAGAAAAAGATTTTCAGGGAGGCCATTTCTGACAGGCCTTATTGCTATCCTAGGGTCAAAGGGTCCCCTGCCTCCAGCCAACAGGGGTGGGACCACACCAGACATGGTAACCCCTGCCTCTTTTTCTATGGGTCCAGTGCAGAGATGGCCGTATGGTTCGGTGGTCAGAGCCCTAGGACAGGGAATGATGGGGCCAggcccagggggtgggggtgagggcaggggtGGAAGCCACCAAGCAGGAAGGACAGCCCAGCACCCCACAGCCAGGAGGGAACTGGGGCCCTGCCAGAGCTCAGAGCCCTGCCACTCCCCAGGCAAGCTACCACCTCCCCCACTGGTAGGTCGGGAACCTCCGCttccagggaaaaaaaatcagacccaCCCTGGCATAGAGGGTGGGTGCTATGGTTTCCGGACGGTTCCCCCAGTGTAAGTCATCCTTTGAAACCAGCCCACCCTCTTGCAGGCCCAGCCCGCATCATTATGGTGAATGGAAATCAGCCTCAAGCAGACCGTTCCAAAGGACATCAGGCTTCCGGCCCTTGTTTGTTCTCTTTACACTGTTACCTGCGTCTGAATCTAGAACAGATACAGCTACCTATCAGGCAGTGGAGAGAACACTTACACTGGGAGGTAGAAGACCTGGCTTCTACAGGAGTCTCCTACATCCCTGGTTGTGCTGCCAAGGCCCTatctctcttggcctcagttttctcatctctcagTGGTGGGGAGCAGCTGTCCCTAATCCCCCCAGCCAGGTGTCGTACACCCTCTGAATCCCTAGGCAGCAGCACTAGGGCCGTCACCTACCAGAGCTAGCATCCgtcccctcacccccaaccccagcctcacTCAAGGCCCAGAACAGGATGAGCCCCGTATTCCAGCCAGTCTCGCTGATGCTCTCAGTACAGGTGACTCTGACAGAaccaagggagaaaagaaaaccttCTTCTCCAGCAGCCATCTCCCGTGTTCTCCCAGACGCCCTAGCAACACTGCCCCTTCCCCAGAAAGCTCTGGATCAATGATTCTGGAAACTGCTTAAGCCCTAAAGAGGATTTTAAAACACCAAAAGTCCCTTTCCTACTCCACTTTCCCGAGGCATCCCTCTCCAGCAACCCCCCTGGTTTGAGTTCATCCCCTCCATGAGCTCTGCAGAGGAGGACGGCATACTCCAACGTCATCTGGAAAACAGATACCTGTTCTTACACAAGGGGCTTGAGTGGCCTGACAAATGCCTGTAAGACAGAGATGACCATCTGCAGAGTTAACCTGCCTGGACTTGCCAGGCTTGTGACAAGCGTGTGTTGGcaggagaggctggaggaggggcagcagggagCCTGCCCTGCAGGGGGATGGAGACGGAGGGCCAGGGCAAAGAGGAGGCACACGGGGCAGGGGTGGGTTCAGGGAGCCCGCCGCAGGATGAGCTCTGTAATCTCCGCCCTGCTGCCCAGCCGCATGGGTATCCCGTAGTAGGCGGTGCCAGGGCTGACATATACAAACGTAGTCTGGGCCACTTGGTAGAGACCAGCAAAGAAAGGGTTCAGGAGGTAGGCTGCCACATTCAAGGGGAAGATCTGCCCAGCGTGCGTATGCCCAGAGAGGATCAAGTTAATGTCCGGCCGAGCCTGGAGGGCTCTCTTGGCAGCCAGGGGCTGGTGAGCCAGCAAGATGGTGGTGTGGTCGGGGCTGCAGCCCCCTAGGGCCTTCTCGAGATCCATGCCGTGGCCAGAATAGTGCAGGATGTCTGCTTCGATGTCGTCCACCCCCGCCAAGCAGATCCAATCGTCACCCTCAACCCCGCCAGGCTTGGCCCGGGTGGCAGAAATCTTCACATTCTCATTGTGCAGGGGCCTGACGTTCAGTGACTCTAGCAGTGCAAACCAGTTGCTGACATCCGACGTGTAGTACTCGTGATTCCCTGTGACGAAGTAGGTGCCGAGGCGTGAACGCAGCTGGCCCAGGGGAGCCACAGCTGTGCGGAGGATGGAGGCTTCAGAATCGCAGAGGTCGCCCACAATCACCGTGACATCCGGCCCCAGCCTGTTCACCATCCTCACGAACATTTCCATCTTGGTCCTGCCCACGGTGGGGCCCAAGTGGATGTCTGAGAGCAGCACGATCTTGAGGTTGTCCATAGAGGCGGGTAACTGATGGGTTGGCACCTCCACAGTTTTCACAGCCGGGGGCTGGGCAGCGTTCAGCAGCCCGATCACGCTGAGCACGGCGGTCACCACCACTGCCAGCGCCGGCCTGAGCGCCAGCTTCCTGGTCTTGTCAAGGCTGCCCACGGCCCTGCCGGCGCGCCAGGCCAAGAGCTGGTAGGCCTGCTCCATGCCGCTGAGGGTACAGAGGAAGAAGACCATGATGATGTATGCACCGAGGCAGGAGTAAGCAGCCAGGGAAAAGAGATAGGGCTCCTCTGCCACCAAAAAGAGCATGGTGAAGAAGCTGGAATGGGCCAGGGCCAGGAAGGCCACCACGGCCATCTTCCAAAGCTGGAAACAGGCCGACTCCGCAGCTGGGGAGTGGCTGAGGTTGCCGACCGTGCTCCGCCAGATGTAGAGGGAGCCGAGGAGCATGAGAGAGTTGGCAAAGAGGGCAAGCTGCAGGCGGAACAGCCACCGCCAGGCCCTGAGCTCAAGGCTCTGGGCCAGGTAGGAACGGGAGATGATCATGGACACGAAGATAGTGCCAGCAGCCAGGGCGGCCTTGGTGCCCAGGGACAGCTGCCTGAAGATGGCCATGCCTCCACTCCTAAGAGGCTCCCCTGCCAGTTCTGTGTGGGTGGGCTCGGGAAAGTGAGCTCCTTAGAAAGGACAGTGGCCAAGGAGAGGTTTCCAGGTCAGCTCCGCCTGCAACCAGGAACCGGCGTCAGCTTTGTGGGATAATAGAACCTCCTTGTCCCCATTCAAAACCTGAAGGCCGCTTATATCTACCCAACCTGCCTAGAAGCCAAGCCACTCAAATACCAGCCAGTCACTACACTTTATTACTGAAATACAGATACACTGGATTGTAACGTGATGggctgtcttcattttcttacagttttctgaATGTTTAAAGTTTTTCTACAAGGTACATGAACTTCTTTTATAGTAAGAAAAGTATGATTCTAAATCagcggttctcaaagtgtggcccagGGAGACCCTTTGAGAGGGGTGGTTCATTtactcaaaactattttcataataatactaagCCAAAAAGCCTTCCCATTCTCTTCTCTCATGAGtgtacagtggagttttccagaggctcCATGAATGCAGAAGTAGCTATGAGAATCCAACTGCCATCTGTTAAGACAGACTtgaaagagatttgcaaaaatgtaaaataatgtcaCTCTTGGTCCTCAAATTTGGGGAGAAatagttatttttcaaaaaaataagttGACTAACATCTAATGAATGTATTATTTCttaagttaataaatatttttaaatgttctgtttTAACTTCTGGGAtggctaaagtttgagaaccgctgttctaaataaatgtaaacaagGAAATCATGGAAAGCTAGTCTGCTAATATCTTTTTCAGCTCTAGGACCAGGCACAAGACCTAGGTGCCTGACCTAAGAATCTCTAGGGTGAAGCCAGCCTCCCAGT is a window from the Vicugna pacos chromosome 17, VicPac4, whole genome shotgun sequence genome containing:
- the TMPPE gene encoding transmembrane protein with metallophosphoesterase domain, encoding MAIFRQLSLGTKAALAAGTIFVSMIISRSYLAQSLELRAWRWLFRLQLALFANSLMLLGSLYIWRSTVGNLSHSPAAESACFQLWKMAVVAFLALAHSSFFTMLFLVAEEPYLFSLAAYSCLGAYIIMVFFLCTLSGMEQAYQLLAWRAGRAVGSLDKTRKLALRPALAVVVTAVLSVIGLLNAAQPPAVKTVEVPTHQLPASMDNLKIVLLSDIHLGPTVGRTKMEMFVRMVNRLGPDVTVIVGDLCDSEASILRTAVAPLGQLRSRLGTYFVTGNHEYYTSDVSNWFALLESLNVRPLHNENVKISATRAKPGGVEGDDWICLAGVDDIEADILHYSGHGMDLEKALGGCSPDHTTILLAHQPLAAKRALQARPDINLILSGHTHAGQIFPLNVAAYLLNPFFAGLYQVAQTTFVYVSPGTAYYGIPMRLGSRAEITELILRRAP